The DNA region TTATCCGAAAAAACTTACTTCTTATTAGTTATTAATGGCATTAAAAATGTATAAAATAAGCCCATTGATAATCCAAAAAACAAGCCCATTTTAATTAATTGACTTAAGGAATGACTATTATCTACCAAGTAATGTATTAAAGAAAACATTATAGCATTAAAAATAAATGCTATGATAAAAGTTCTAATTTTTAGTTTCATTTTTATTCTTTGTTTTTCGAGTCTATGATAATTGTAACTGGTCCATCGTTTACTAAAGCGACTTTCATATCTGCTCCAAATTGTCCTGTTTGAATTGGTTTTTGCAAATCTGCTTCACAAGTTTTTACAAAACTCTCGTAAAGAGGAATTGCAACATCTGGTTTTGCAGCTTTTATATAACTTGGTCTATTCCCTTTTTTAGTACTTGCATGCAATGTAAATTGGCTTACCACTATTACATCACCATTACAATCTTTTACAGACTTATTCATCACGTCGTTTTCATCTGAAAAAATGCGACAATTAAGTGCTTTATTGACTAACCAATTTATATCTTCTTGTGTATCTTCTTCTACAATTCCAA from Mesoflavibacter profundi includes:
- the dtd gene encoding D-aminoacyl-tRNA deacylase, with the translated sequence MKVVLQRVKEASVTINNQVVAQIDQGLLILVGIVEEDTQEDINWLVNKALNCRIFSDENDVMNKSVKDCNGDVIVVSQFTLHASTKKGNRPSYIKAAKPDVAIPLYESFVKTCEADLQKPIQTGQFGADMKVALVNDGPVTIIIDSKNKE